A window of Halovivax gelatinilyticus genomic DNA:
CCCACCGAGACGTCTATTCGACCGACTTTTCCAGTTCGTCGAAGCTCAGGCAAGTCGAGTTCGTCTCCCAGCAAGCCCTCGGTCTGGCCGAAAATTGCGCCGACGACATCGCTCCGCTCGACGACGCCGTCCGCCGTGACGATCGCGTGAATGAGGTATTTTTCGGTATCCTCCATGGGAATCTCCGAGACGAGGTCCGTGCGTTACTAGAAGTACGGCGGGCAGACTCTAATACCTGTTGACCGACGTGTCGGGCGAATCAGTGTTCGTGTATCACAGACAGGGGAACTCGAAAACCGACGAGATTTCAGCCGAACCGACGGCTCACTGGTGGGCCAGCGGCCGGTACGTGCCGACGTACCAGTGGGCCAATAGAACGCTCAGGACGAGTACGCCCCCGAGGAAGAACAACGACCCGGGCGAGTACGCGGAGAACAGTCCCTCGAACGTCGACTGGACGAGTTCGAACAGGCCGTCGCCCCCCGACGGTTCGTCAGCCCCCGAATAGGGTTCGGCCTCGTAGGCTGCGTCGTCGTCGGCGGCGTGGTCGCCCGCATCGTCGGCCGCGGCTTCGTCATCCTCGACGTCCTCGTCGGCATCATCCTCCACGCCGGCGGCATGAAAGCCGTCGTCAGTCGCTATCTCCTCCTCCTGGCTCTCGGGCGCGTCGTCCCCCGTTGCGGCGGCGTCTTCGCCATCGTCGGCGACGGCATCGGTTCCCACCGCACCGAACCGGTCGGCCGCGGCCTGGACGAACAGGCTGGCCGCCCCGAGAATCCCGATCCCGCCGACGTAGCGAGAGACCGCCTGTTTCAACTGCGTCGCTCGCGACTCGTCGCTCGTAACGATGAGCGGGCCGTTCGCGGTCGCGTAGACGCTCATCTCGTTTCCGCGCGAGGAGTACCACGTATCGACGACGTCGACGAGCCCCGCGTCTTCTAACTTGTCCAGGTGGTAGCGAACGTTCTGGATCGACGAGTCGATCGCCTCGGCGACGTCGCTCGGCGTGGCCGGTTCGTCGTCGAGCGTCGCGTAGATCTTCCGAGCCGTCGTCGAGGAGAGGGCGCCGAACACCGCGTCCGCATCTTCGTCGTCGAGGTCGACGACCCGCGGCGTTCCGTCGGTCTGCGGCGTCTCGGATCGGAGTGGGAACAGCCGGGCCATGCGTCACCCTCACCTTCGTATCCACCAACCTATATCCTTTCCCTACCTGAAAAGGGCATTTTAGCTAACGAATTCGCCGCCAATAGACACCCAAACGCCCGATTTGGCGAAGTAGTTCGGTATCCCACACATCGAGTCCGGCGGGACGACCGTCCGATCGAGACGGTCACAGCGGCGACGATCACGTGACACGGGCACAACTAAAATCCGCGTTTTTCCGGCGTATTCGGCCGGTACCCGCGTGAGTCGAAACGGTTTCGGTCGACGGGGCCGATCGTCGGACATGAATCGACTCTTCCAGACCGCAGAGCGGGAGTGGTCGCTCCCGCGTCACGCCCACGTTGTGGTATACGAGCGACCGGGCGCGGTTTACTCACGATCTACGACTGCGGCGCGGCCCAGAAACCGCCGTCCGCTCAGTTACTCGGTTCGCTCGAACGGGTCGAGGCGGACGCCGACGTGCGACCGAACCCGACCGGTCACGTCGTCAGCCTGCGCGAACCGTCGACGCTCGCTGCGAGCGGAGACGATCGGT
This region includes:
- a CDS encoding ArsR/SmtB family transcription factor; translation: MARLFPLRSETPQTDGTPRVVDLDDEDADAVFGALSSTTARKIYATLDDEPATPSDVAEAIDSSIQNVRYHLDKLEDAGLVDVVDTWYSSRGNEMSVYATANGPLIVTSDESRATQLKQAVSRYVGGIGILGAASLFVQAAADRFGAVGTDAVADDGEDAAATGDDAPESQEEEIATDDGFHAAGVEDDADEDVEDDEAAADDAGDHAADDDAAYEAEPYSGADEPSGGDGLFELVQSTFEGLFSAYSPGSLFFLGGVLVLSVLLAHWYVGTYRPLAHQ